From Chloroflexota bacterium, the proteins below share one genomic window:
- a CDS encoding ABC transporter ATP-binding protein, protein MGTTITIKNLTKRFGDVVAVNNVSLTVEAGTFLTLLGPSGCGKTTLLRCVAGLEDPDEGEIYIGDKLVYSRAQGISVPAGQRDVGLVFQNYALWPHMTVYKNMSFALEIRKLPKSEIDKRVKESLAEVKMLGYEHRYPREMSGGQQQRIALARMLAYRPKVFLMDEPLSNLDARLRMDMRAELKRLHHVAGATTVYVTHDQVEALTMSSLIAVMKDGVLQQVDTPDRVYRCPSNLFVADFIGNPKVNLLEGVVDGQGHVDLGEFKVPVNVCGVQGKVVLAVRPEDIAVYTEPTTGAVESSVYSVLPSGADSTIVACVGEREITIRVPGLSSLKMDDRVWLGFDPRTINLYDGDTGNLIAVREV, encoded by the coding sequence ATGGGCACAACCATCACCATCAAGAACCTGACCAAGCGTTTTGGCGATGTGGTCGCGGTCAACAATGTGAGCCTGACCGTGGAGGCGGGGACCTTCCTGACCCTTCTCGGCCCGTCGGGCTGCGGCAAGACCACGCTCCTGCGATGTGTGGCGGGCCTGGAAGACCCAGACGAGGGCGAAATCTACATCGGCGACAAACTCGTGTATTCGCGCGCTCAGGGCATCTCCGTGCCGGCGGGCCAGCGAGATGTGGGGCTGGTGTTCCAGAACTATGCCCTCTGGCCCCACATGACGGTCTACAAGAACATGAGTTTTGCCCTGGAGATTCGCAAACTGCCCAAATCGGAGATTGACAAGCGCGTCAAGGAGTCGCTGGCCGAAGTCAAAATGCTGGGGTACGAGCATCGCTACCCCCGCGAGATGAGCGGTGGACAGCAGCAGCGCATCGCCCTGGCGCGCATGTTGGCCTATCGCCCCAAGGTGTTCCTGATGGACGAGCCGCTATCCAACCTGGACGCGCGCCTGCGGATGGACATGCGGGCCGAACTGAAGCGGCTGCATCATGTGGCCGGCGCAACAACCGTCTACGTTACCCACGATCAGGTGGAGGCGCTCACCATGTCCAGCCTCATCGCCGTCATGAAAGACGGCGTCCTCCAGCAGGTGGACACTCCCGACCGTGTGTACCGGTGCCCATCCAACCTGTTCGTGGCCGACTTCATCGGCAACCCGAAGGTGAATCTCCTGGAAGGGGTGGTGGACGGCCAAGGGCACGTGGATTTGGGCGAGTTCAAGGTGCCTGTGAACGTATGCGGGGTGCAGGGGAAGGTGGTGTTGGCCGTCCGGCCCGAAGACATCGCGGTCTATACGGAGCCGACGACGGGCGCGGTGGAATCCTCGGTCTACTCGGTGCTGCCATCGGGTGCCGATTCTACCATCGTGGCGTGCGTGGGCGAGCGGGAAATCACCATCCGCGTGCCCGGCCTCAGTTCCCTTAAGATGGACGACCGCGTGTGGCTGGGGTTTGACCCGCGGACGATCAATCTGTACGACGGAGATACCGGCAACCTGATCGCGGTTCGCGAAGTGTAG